The following DNA comes from Desulfobaculum xiamenense.
GAGGCACGGGCACGGCGGACAGCCGCGCCACCCCCTCGGCCAGCGCCCGCTCCAGGGCCGACGCACTCGGCGGCAAAAGGCTCCTAGACAAGGGCCACCTCCAGCGTCACGCCCGCGCAGTGCGCAGCCTGATGCGGCAGGCACGCAACATCCGCCGCCGGAGCGACAAGCTTCACACGAGCTACGCCCTCCACCTGCAACGCTGCATAGAGTTTGGACAACGCCATGCCCGCGCCCAGTACGTGACTGGCCGCTGCCGTGGCAGCCAAGGTCCGGCCAGCCACCACCTTCACGGCCTCGAAACTCGGCCCCGGCTGCACATAGAGCGTGGCCCGCACCTCGTAGGAAACGATCTCCGCCGCACGCACCTCCACATGGTCCGTGAAAGGCCGCGTCTCTGCAGCCGAGAGGGCGGCGCGCACCGCGCCCAGCGTAACCTCGTCGGGCGTACCGTTCCCGCCCAGACCAAGCACATGCACCAGCACCTCGCCCGGCGCAGGGCTGGACACTGCGGCGTCCTTCACTCCCGGCACGTTCAGGGCATGGAACAGGTAGGCCCCGTCCGGCCCCGCCGTGCTGAAGCCCTCGGGTGCAAGCTGCACCCGGCGGCGAAACTCCGCATCGCTCTCCATGGTCGGCGGCACGGGCGGCAGCGCATCCGGATCACCGGGGTCCACCACCCGCCGCGTCAGCGGCACCAGCGCCGCAAGGTTGTCCAGATCGCTCCCCACGGCGTGGGCCAGCATCACGGCCCGGGCCGCATCGTTCACGCGCTGGCGCAGAAGCACCTCGCGATAGGCCGCCACCTCCAACACCTTGAGCGCGGGGTCGGATTCCAAAAGTGCCGTGTAGGCAGGATCGCGAGACACGAGGTCCGCGCGCATCGCGGCGAGCACCCTCTCGAAAGACAGTGTCTCCACCACGCGGGGCGCGGGTAACCGCGACAGATCAATGTCCGAAAAACCACTCATACGATGATCCCCTCCATGCTGATCTCACGTCCGTCCGGCAGGTAGGTGCCCACCAGATCGAGGCTCACATGCCCGGCCCCTGTGGCTTCGGCGCTCACGCGGGTCAGCCGGAAGCGCGGCTCCCACCGCGCGAGGGCCTCGGCCGTGGCGGCGTAGAGTTCCACCAGCGTTGCGCCGTTCAGTGGCGCATCCACCAGCTCGAACAGCCGCGAGCCGTAATCCCGCCGCATCACGCGCGAGCCGATGGGCGTGGTCAGGATGTCGCGCACGGACTGCCGCAGATGCTCAATGCCGGACAACTCCCGGCCCGTGGTCGCGTTCATGCCGCGCATCACTTCGGCCCTCCGGTCTCGCCACCGTGCGGGCAGGGATGCACGTGCCCGTTGAGGGACACGGCAGCCGTCACATCGGCATCGGTGGTGATGTCGCCCTTGGCGTGCAGCGCGGCGTTGAAGATGGCGCTGCCGCCGCCAGAGCCGCCGCCCTGCGTCAACGGACCGTTGAGGAAGATGACGCCGTTCAAGGTGATGCGCGGGGCGGTGATCTCCACGCCCGCCCCGGCCGTTGCGCTGATGCGGCCACCGGCGCGCACGTTCACATCGCGCGAAACCTCGGCCACCACATCGCCCGGAACAAGGGCGTGCAGGCGGTGCGCCTCGCGGTCGTACTCGATGACCGCGCCGTCCGCGTACACCCGGCGGTCCACCGTGGGCACCACGGCGGGCGCGGGGTGCGCGGCCTGAAAGATGCTGCCCAACACCACGCCCTGCGCGGGTTCGCCAGAAGGCGACAGCACGAGCACCTGCTCGCCCACCTCCGGTGCCCACCACGTGCGGTCGTTCCCGGCGCGAAGGGTCAGCCACGGTAGCCAGTCCGAGACGGCCCCGCCCATGGCCACGCGCACGCGGGCCGCACCATAGTCCGCCTCGGCCACCGTGCCGAAGCGGATGAGCGACGCCAGCCGCCGCTCCATGTCAGATGCCCGGAAATCCATCGGTGACCTCCACGTACTTGTCCTCGTGCGCCGCGCCGATGAGCGGCGAGTGCGACACCCGCACCTCCGAGGGCACCACACCCTCGCCGTCCCACACAGACGCCCCAACGAACACCACCTGCTCGAACTCCACGCGCCAGCCGCATCCATCCGCGACGTCAGACGCCTGCTCCGCAAGCTGAAATGTCGCGGGATTCCCGGCGACACCGAACCGATTGCCGTCCACGAACGTGAGCACCCGCGAAACGAGCGACCGGAGTCGCAAAATATCCTCCGGAGTACGCGAAGCGACCTTCACCCGAGCCACCCATCCGCAACGAAGCGGAAGATGCCCCCCGCAGTCGCCAATCACGACGCCCCGAGACACCTTCACGAGATTCAACCAAATCACGGGCATTGCGACGGTCTCCCCGCCATCGGAATTGGAAACGACCGTCACGTCAGGAAACGAAGCGGCAAAGGCCTCGACAACCGCGTCGTGCACGATCGAAATCACATTCTCTTCGCATCCATTGCCGGACATTGCGTTCTCCATTTCTTCACGAATCACGCGGCACGACTGCCGCATTCGAAACGAATCACAACCCATGGCCTCTGCAGCCCTTCATCGTTGCGACACGATGTGAGTAGCAGCAAACGGACACGCCTCGTGTCACATGTGCCAGATGGCAAATCCTCTTCTCGTCGCACAGCAATCCCACAACACAAAAAAGCCGGGCTGATCACTCAGCCCGGCTTGCGGAATGGTTCGACGGATACGCCGCCCAAAGAAAAGCGCTATTATACTATAACAAGGCACAAACAAAAGGGCGCGGTGCCATATCGCGGCACCGCACCCCTGCAACATACCAAGAACAAAATTCAAATATTGAAGTCAGAAGATGAACTATCTCCAACTCCGCTCTGCCATCACATGGCGCTACTTCGCACGCCCAAGCGTCCCCTTGCCCTCGAACAACCCATCGAGGTCCAGATTGTCACCAGGATGCTCGAAATAGCCGTCGGTCACCGTCACGGCGGTGCCCAGCGCCAGAAGCTCACTGACCGTGACGAACTCGTAGCCGCGCCTGCGCAATTCCGGAACCAGCCTGCGCACCAGATCATTCGTCTTCTGCGGCACGGTGTTGGCGTGCATCAAAACGATCGCACCCGGTCGAATCTGCTCCAGATTCCACGCCACAAGCTGCTCGATGGTGCGCTCACGCTCATCGTACTCGCCAGTCACGGACCACTGGATCATGGGCAAGCCCATGGCTGCGAGGATGGCTCCCGTCCGCACGTCGCCACGCCCGTACGGCAGACGCATCACCCGAATCGATGCCGGGACGTGGCAAAATTCATCACTCAGCCCCTGCGCATCGGCCCGCGTCTGCAACGCTTCGTACAGCAATTCATACTGGGCCTGCGTCCAGTCCATCTGCTGGCGCACCTCGGCCTCATCCATGATGGCCAGATTCCCGTGTGTCCACGCGTGGTTGCCCAGCTCGAACAGCGAATCCGCCATAAGCTGCATCGTCTTCTCGGGATGGGAACGCATCCACTTGCCCCCGGCGAAAAACGTCGCCTTCACACCAGACGCGCGCAGAAAATTGACCACGTCCTTCTGATAGCCCGTTCTGTGAACTGCCCGCTCGCACAGATCGAAGGTCAGCGCCACGACCTTGCGCCCATCCACAGGCTCCACCCGCCGAATAACGTGCTGCTGCACCGACGGCACAGGCGGCAGGACGCGAAGCGGCTGCGTGCGTAACGGCGGGGTCAAATCGGGCTGATCAAGTGCAACGCGCCGCAGATCGCCCTCGCTCCCCGCCAATTGCGCGTCGTCCCACAGAGCGTGAAGCAACGTCGCGGAACCGAACGGCCCGGATGTCGAAACGGCACGCCCGCCACATCCACAGAGAAGGACAAAAGCGAAAAAGAGCGCCAACAGTGCGATTCGAGACGCGAACATGAATCTCCCTCCAAAAAACGGGCAGCACCCGGAATGAAATCGTCATCCCGTGTACGCCGATGCGGCCTAGCGATCAATGCCAATAATCCCGGACCGCAGCATGATTGCATCCAGTTCCACAACGGGGGCATCCCGCCGTGAAACACCTCGCGCATCGCCCTTTCGGGGATTTCAACGGGGGCCAAACAACAAACGCGGACCAACGCGCAAATTACGGTGGGCCTGGAATGAATTTTGGGCAAAACAAAAGGGTCTACGGCAACCTGTTTTGTTGCTGTAAACCCTTGTAATATCAGTGGTAGCCGGGAAGGGAGTCGAACCTGGCAAAAATCACGCAACAGCTCAAAATAACAACACATTTCGCAGTGAATCCTACACCGAGTCAACACCATCGCGACCATCTGTAACACTGCGAAATCACAACGGACGCTCAACATCGGACGCGAGGCGAATCACATTCGTCTCGCGTCCACACCTTTTTCGCGCTGCATTCGACATCCAGCGTACGACTAGGTGGAAAACGCCGATGCCGCGCGCAAAAAATACACGCCAACATATCCGCCTGACTCCACCGACTTCACGCTTCACCCTATGGATTTTCGATAGAAAACCGAACCGCCGCACGGCTCATCGCTCCTCCACGAAAAAACCCACTTAGCCCCCGCCCCCTCCAACACCAGCCCGCCCTAAAAACACGACCGCAAGCCATTATCAGGGATCGCGATGATAGATTTCTTGTCGGAGACGTTTTGCGTCCGTTGGCTGTCAAATTCTAAAAACGTGTTGAATGTTGAGGGCGAGTCTGCCTCGTTCATGCATCTCTAAACATGTCTCGATTATCAAGGGCTACACGCCTTGACCATGAAACAGGTTTGAATAATTATGCAGCTCCCAGTTTCCCATACGCAGAAATGAACCACGCAACACAAAGGCTTCCCAGCCGCACGACAACGACACCTGAAGGTTCATCGCCCCGACGGCAGCGTCGGGGATTATTTTTGGCCGCGTGAATAGACGAGGCAATACTGATCCTGCTACGGAGTTGTGGACACGAAGTTAAGCCACTATCCTGACGAGCAAACAGGAGAAGTGGATGAGCAGGAATCGCAGGACGTACGATGCGGAGTTCAAGCGGAATGCCGTTCGGATGGTCGAGGAATCAGGACGGGCGGCGTCCGAGGTTGCGCAGAGCCTAGGGATTGGAGTGGATCTCATCTATCGCTGGCGGCGTGAGATGCTCGGTCAAGGGCAAGTCGCATTTCCAGGCCAGGGCAAGGAGGCCCTCACGGATGAGCAGCGCAGGATTCGGAAACTTGAAAAGCAGCTCAAGGATGCCGAACTTGACCGGGATATATTAAAAAAAGCATTGGCCATATTCAGCAAGGCACCAAAATGAAATTCTGTTTCATCAGGGACCACCGCTCGCAGTTTTCGGTGAAGAGGATGTGCCACGCGCTCAAGGTTTCCAAGAGCGGATATTATGCATGGATAGGCCGCAGGCCGTCACGACGGACCGCCGAGACGACACGGCTGCGTCATCGAATTTTCCAACTCTACGAAGAGCATTCGGGATGCGTCGGCAGTCCCATGATCACTGCCGATCTGCGTGCCGAGACCGAATTCCGGCATGTAAATCGGCAGCGGGTTGCTCGGCACATGCGGCAGCTCGGATTGCGCTGCCAGACCTCTCGCCGATTCGTCGTGACGACGGACTCGAAGCATGCCGAACCGATTGCTCCCAATCTGCTCAATCGAGACTTCACGGTATCCGCCCCCAACACCGCTTGGGTCACAGATATCACCTATCTCAAGGTCGGCCGGAAATGGCATTATCTCACGGTTTTCATCGACCTGTTCTCGCGCATTATCGTTGGGTGGGATTTGAGCGATTCGCTCGAAAGACATCCGGCCATAAGGGCTTTTCACAAGGCCCTTGCGCGAAGGAAGCTGTCACCCGGCCTTCTGGTCCACAGTGACAGGGGAATTCAGTTCGCCAGCTACGATTTTCGAGCGGAACTGAAACGGCACGGCTGCGTCCAGAGCATGTGCCGCAAAGGGAATTGCTGGGACAACGCCGTGGCAGAATCCTTCTTCCACACCCTTAAGACCCACTTCATCCGACATCGGCGGTTTTCAGAGCGTCTTGAGACGGAACTGGCGCTGTTTCAATACATCGAGGCCTACTACAACCGAAGGCGAAGATATTCCTTAAATGGCTGGATGTCGCCTGCCGAATTCGAGAAACAGCTCGTTATGATGGAAGTGGCTTAACTGGTGGTCCACTTTTGTGTGGCAGGATCAGTAACAGGATCACTTTGTCTGCGCTGTCGTTGACACCTTCGTTGAGTCCCAAGTCGGCTACGGTTCTGTCGTAGGTGTGGCTGACATCGGCTAGTCGAGGTGGTCTAGCCTTTCAAGCCTTGTTGAAGCAGGGAGTGACGACAAGGCCATAGTCGACATGGGCCATATCCCGATAGGCGCAAGGTGAATGCTACTCGGAGCCGTCCTTGGGTTTTTTGGTGAAATTTTCTAAGGAGGATGACGCCTTGTCTATGCTTGCTTTGATGCTGTTGGTGAATTCTGATCCCTTGTCTAATAAATTTTTGAATCCTTTCGAATCAATGAATTCTTGCATTGGGCTTCCGTGGACGGCAGTTTCGATTAATCGCAATGGGGCCTCTTCAAGGCGAGTTAATGCTGCATTGAATAATCTAGAATAGAAATCTTTATCGAGGTTGACGGCTTCCTTCCTGTATCCTTCGTATGCTTTTGCTGTAGAGGCCTTGAATGCATAGTCTTCTGCAACCTTGAATCGTTGGCCGATCTGCTTGGTTGATAGCCATGCTAGCCAAATTGGAGCGCCTACTCCTATTATTGAAAGGATAACATGCATCCAGACTGTGCCCCAGCTTGGATTAGGAGCGTCTAGTATCGGTTGAAGTGTGTCGAATCTGTTTTTTCCGATAATTACTGCTGTTGCAAGGGAGCATACAAGACCTCCAACCCACCATCTCATCGATCTCATCAACTCTGTTGCGCGTTGATCAAATGCTGCTGCAAGTCCCTTTGTTGTTGTGATCATGTATGCTTCTTCGCACTTTTCGACAATTGCATTTGTTTTTTCTTCGCAGTTGCAAACAGTTTCGTGCTTTTTTTCAACTTGATTTGTTTTTTCCGTTACTTCTGCAAGTAGTTCGACGCATCGCTTGTTGATTTTCTTTATTTCTTCCTGTGCCTCTCTGAGGTCTTGCAGGCTTGTTGGAATGTTTTCTGCGGATTCTGTTGCCTCGCTAATAAGAAGTATTTGTTCCTTGAGGCGTTCCTTTTTTGGGGCAATGTCATTTATGTCTGCCTGAATAGACCGAAGTCTGTTTCGTATCTTTGTTGGAAGGTATTTACCGTCGTCTATTTCCCATGGATATTGTGGGATCATTATCGTCGTGTAGTAGCCAATTGTGGTCTGTATTGATAATATAATAGGAACCGGGTTCGAGTTTATTTGAGGTATGGACTGCTGTCTTATGAGATCGAATCGTCTAGCTGCTTCTTGGATAACTTCATTATCCACATTTTCGTTAATGCTGTTTTGGCATTCGTCGACTTTCCTCCTGAACTCCAAAACAAGACTCTGCAATTCTTTTGCGTTGATTGCGGGTTGATTCCACCCGTGTTTTTCGATGAAAGTGTGTCCGTTGGAATTTGTAGATTCAATGGCTTCCGCCAGTTCATCTAACGAATCGGCTAAGATGTTAATAGTATCTCCCATTGGTGTCTCCTATGCGAAGTATTGCTGTTGAAAAATTATGATGGAGATATGTCCTTTTGCTTAGAATGGCAACTAGCTTTCCTATTAAAGTATGCTTGCTACAATTATTGCGGCGGCTTTCCCGCCGGCATCTGGCAGGAGATGAATATACCTCATTGTCGGCTTGATATCCTGATCCTGCCACACAAAAGTGGACCACCAGTTAAGCCACTTCCTTCATAACGTGTTGTTTCTCGAATTCGGCAGGGACATCCAGCCATTTGAGGAATGTCTCCGCCTTCGGTTGTAGTAGGCCTCGATTTATTAAAACAGCGCCAGTTCCGCCTCAAGACGGCCTGAAAACCGCCGATGTAGGATGAATTGGGTCTTGAGAGTGTGGAAGAACGATTCTGCCACGGCGTTGTCCCAGCAATTCCCTTTACGGCTCATGCTCTGGACGCAGCCATGCCGTTTCAGTTCCGCTCGAAAATCGTAGCTGGCGAACTGAATTCCCCTGTCACTGTAGACCAGAAGGCCGGGTGACGGCTTCCTTCGCGCAAGGGCCTTGTGAAAAGCCCTTATGGCCGAATGTCTTTCGAGCGAATCGCTCAAATCCCACCCAACGATAATGCGCGAGAACAGGTCGATGAAAACCGTGAGATAATGCCTTTTCCGGCCGACCTTGAGATAGGTGATATCTGTGACCCAAGCGGTGTTGGGGGCGGATACTGTGAATTCTCGATTGAGCAGTTTGGGAGCAATCTGGTCGGCATGTTTCGAGTCCGTCGTCACGACGAATCGGCGATAGGTCTGGCAGCGCAATCCGAGCTACCGCCCGTCCCGATTCCTCGACCATCCGAACGGCATTCCGCTTGAACTCCGCATCGTACGTCCTGCGATTCCTGCTCATCCACTGCTCCTGTTTGCTTGTCAGGATAGTGGTTCAACTGGTGTTTCACTTTTGTGTGGCAGGATCACTGGATTCGTCATAATCTAAAAGATTGACTGGCATACATTCGGCGCATATTCTATAATCAAAATACTTCATAAAATTGGCATATTACAAGAGATGCGCCATGACTCGACACGATTTACAAAAACTCATTATCGAAGCTTTAGAAGCTCTGAACAGAAAGGCTTTTATCTTAGATATCTGTAAGTATATCTGGGACAATCACAAAAATGAACTCCAATCGTCCGGAAACCTGTTTTATACTTGGCAATATGACGTTCGGTGGGCCGGACAGCAGCTGCGTAACAAAGGCATTTTGCAGCCTGCCGACAAGAATAATCGTGAATGGAAGCTTTCACCAAGCGAAACAAAATAAGAGTCAACTCCAGGATCCAAATCGTCATAGCTGCATCGCCATGGGTCATAATGCCGCATTTGGATGTACAAACTTTTTCATTCGCCAACAGATTCAAAACACGACGGAAGCTTAAGCACAACCATCCACTTTGTTTTGTCTGTTTTCTATCAGATCTATTACCGGTGTTGACCGCCTTTACCTAACGCACAAGTTTGCACCTTAAGAATCGTCATTTATTCCATTGCATACACGAATGTATAGTGTCATCCAAAAATAAAAAAGACAATTGAACCGTACAAATCCATTATCAACATACAGGTTCATTCCATGAGCGATATTAAACTTTTTCAAGTCAGCGATCAGACAGCAACAGCCTTAGAAGCACGAAGTGTGGACATAGAAAAGCGTCTTCAAACCATCATTGAACGCAACATGGTGACGTTTCTAGGCATATTTTTTCTTGCAACGGAGTACTCAACAGGACTCAAGACGCGCGGGCGCATCGACTCGCTCGGAATTGATGAAAACGGATGTCCCGTCATCATAGAATACAAACGAAGCATGAACGAGAATGTAATAAATCAGGGTTTATTCTATCTCGATTGGCTTATGGATCATAAGGCGGAATTTGAACTTCTGGTTCACCGGAATCTTAGCAAAGATAAAGCCGAAGGCATTGAATGGTCTTCACCTCGACTCATATGCATCGCTCGAGATTTCACGCGCTATGACGAACACGCAGTTGAACAGATCAACAGAAACATCGAGCTCATCCGCTACCGCCATTATCATGAAGGCTTCTTACTGCTTGAAATGGTAAATGCGACTACTGCATCACCATCAGAATACATATCGACCGGCAAGAGCCACGATGAAGCCTCGAGTGGGAAAAAGCACATCTACAAACATGTGACACAAATTCTCGAAGAGTCCACACCCGAATTACAAGCACTCTACTCTGCACTTGAGAGCTATCTCCTCAGCATTGGCGACGACATACAATCCCGCACGCTCAAATTCTACTTCGCTTTCACTCGCATCAAAAATTTCGCCTGCGTGGAACTTCGCCCGCAAAAAAAATGTCTCCTTGTCTACGTCAACCTTGTCCCAGAGGCGCATCCTGAACAACCCGGTTTCCTTCGTGACGTAAGCAAAATCGGGCATTTCGGAACCGGCTCAATGGAAATAACTATCCGCAACGAAGAAGACATCGCACACGCAAAGCCGCTACTACTGCAAAGTTATGAGGCAAGCTAAACGTGAGCTACTAGGCCCCCCTCACACCAACTCCTCCGGCAGTCCCACGATTTCCACGAGCTGACGCCGTCGTTCCGGCGTCAGCTTTTCCGTTTTGGCGACGAGGACCTTGCCGGGCCAAGTGTGATGGACGCCGAGTTGGGCGGCGATGTCCTTAAAGGTCAGGCCGTGGTCGCGCATCCAGAGTTCAAGGCGTTTCTCCCTCGGGACTCCGGGGCCGAAGTCGAGGGGAAGGGTTGGGCGTATTATCCTGCGTCCCATGGGCATTCTCCCTGATCGGCGGCTTGCCGATGCCCTCGCGGGCGATGTTGATCATCTGGATATGGATGGCGTCGAGCGCCTCACGCTTCGCCTCGGGCGACGCGCTCCGGTCCTCCTCGATGCGCCACGCCATGCGCCGCAGGAGCGTCAAGGCTCGCGCGGCCCTGTCCATGGTCTGCAGGTCGGCGGGCATCGCCACCCGCACGCCGCTTCCGCATAGCCCGGCGCGCTGTTTGGCGCTTTCGATCGTTCGCCTCCGCTGGTTGTAATGCCGATAAAAGACCTCCATCGACCGCGATCCCGACGCCGGAAACTCACGCACCAGCCCTCGGATTCCGGGGATGTCCTGCCAGCTGCGGCGCGGCTCGGGCGGGATGTCCGCCACGCCGGACGCCTCAAGTAGCGCATCCAGCCCCTCCAGCGTCAGCCGCCCCAGCCCGCCCGTGAGCGAGCGTA
Coding sequences within:
- a CDS encoding baseplate assembly protein, which translates into the protein MSGFSDIDLSRLPAPRVVETLSFERVLAAMRADLVSRDPAYTALLESDPALKVLEVAAYREVLLRQRVNDAARAVMLAHAVGSDLDNLAALVPLTRRVVDPGDPDALPPVPPTMESDAEFRRRVQLAPEGFSTAGPDGAYLFHALNVPGVKDAAVSSPAPGEVLVHVLGLGGNGTPDEVTLGAVRAALSAAETRPFTDHVEVRAAEIVSYEVRATLYVQPGPSFEAVKVVAGRTLAATAAASHVLGAGMALSKLYAALQVEGVARVKLVAPAADVACLPHQAAHCAGVTLEVALV
- a CDS encoding GPW/gp25 family protein, giving the protein MRGMNATTGRELSGIEHLRQSVRDILTTPIGSRVMRRDYGSRLFELVDAPLNGATLVELYAATAEALARWEPRFRLTRVSAEATGAGHVSLDLVGTYLPDGREISMEGIIV
- a CDS encoding phage baseplate assembly protein V, which gives rise to MDFRASDMERRLASLIRFGTVAEADYGAARVRVAMGGAVSDWLPWLTLRAGNDRTWWAPEVGEQVLVLSPSGEPAQGVVLGSIFQAAHPAPAVVPTVDRRVYADGAVIEYDREAHRLHALVPGDVVAEVSRDVNVRAGGRISATAGAGVEITAPRITLNGVIFLNGPLTQGGGSGGGSAIFNAALHAKGDITTDADVTAAVSLNGHVHPCPHGGETGGPK
- a CDS encoding polysaccharide deacetylase family protein, whose protein sequence is MLHALWDDAQLAGSEGDLRRVALDQPDLTPPLRTQPLRVLPPVPSVQQHVIRRVEPVDGRKVVALTFDLCERAVHRTGYQKDVVNFLRASGVKATFFAGGKWMRSHPEKTMQLMADSLFELGNHAWTHGNLAIMDEAEVRQQMDWTQAQYELLYEALQTRADAQGLSDEFCHVPASIRVMRLPYGRGDVRTGAILAAMGLPMIQWSVTGEYDERERTIEQLVAWNLEQIRPGAIVLMHANTVPQKTNDLVRRLVPELRRRGYEFVTVSELLALGTAVTVTDGYFEHPGDNLDLDGLFEGKGTLGRAK
- a CDS encoding DUF5655 domain-containing protein; protein product: MSDIKLFQVSDQTATALEARSVDIEKRLQTIIERNMVTFLGIFFLATEYSTGLKTRGRIDSLGIDENGCPVIIEYKRSMNENVINQGLFYLDWLMDHKAEFELLVHRNLSKDKAEGIEWSSPRLICIARDFTRYDEHAVEQINRNIELIRYRHYHEGFLLLEMVNATTASPSEYISTGKSHDEASSGKKHIYKHVTQILEESTPELQALYSALESYLLSIGDDIQSRTLKFYFAFTRIKNFACVELRPQKKCLLVYVNLVPEAHPEQPGFLRDVSKIGHFGTGSMEITIRNEEDIAHAKPLLLQSYEAS